A portion of the Candidatus Marinimicrobia bacterium CG08_land_8_20_14_0_20_45_22 genome contains these proteins:
- the queG gene encoding tRNA epoxyqueuosine(34) reductase QueG → MKENVKNLEDFIRQFCRDAGFSAYGFAPPVLDEKYRIRFASWISGGKHADMVWMDPDVSGRERTDLTIRYPWVKSVLVVVENYFSDYPNRYEDATISKYARGEDYHRILKQKLRQLLSVLKSVEPSIVGKIFVDTGAVLEKAFAVSAGLGWLGKNTTLIVENVGSFCFLGVLLLNREFPFGEVKPSRCGSCDKCLKSCPASAISEPGVLDARKCISYLTVENKGAFSDTEKKHLHGSLYGCDVCQNVCPWNILWAKPSAEARYFNRSEALDRPLSEWEKLSEAEFLDLFQNSPIKRLKYERFRRNVVALRGRSTMTFDFLREIFTFIGKFIVSGRLSDKEKIRRKL, encoded by the coding sequence ATGAAGGAAAATGTGAAGAATCTGGAGGATTTTATCCGGCAATTTTGTCGGGATGCTGGTTTCTCGGCTTACGGTTTTGCGCCGCCCGTGCTGGATGAAAAGTATCGAATTCGTTTTGCATCGTGGATTTCTGGCGGTAAGCATGCAGATATGGTGTGGATGGATCCCGATGTTTCGGGACGGGAACGAACCGACCTGACAATCCGGTATCCTTGGGTGAAATCGGTTTTAGTTGTTGTGGAGAATTATTTTTCGGATTACCCCAATCGCTATGAAGATGCAACGATATCGAAATACGCCAGAGGTGAAGATTATCATCGTATTCTCAAGCAGAAATTGCGTCAACTGCTATCCGTTTTAAAATCGGTGGAACCTTCTATCGTGGGAAAAATATTCGTTGATACAGGCGCGGTTCTGGAAAAAGCATTTGCCGTTTCCGCTGGACTTGGTTGGCTGGGAAAAAACACGACTCTCATCGTTGAGAATGTTGGATCGTTTTGCTTTCTTGGCGTCTTATTATTGAATCGGGAATTTCCATTTGGTGAGGTTAAGCCGAGCCGATGCGGTTCGTGTGATAAGTGTCTGAAATCTTGTCCGGCGAGTGCGATCTCGGAGCCCGGAGTTTTGGACGCGAGGAAATGCATTTCATATCTGACGGTCGAAAATAAAGGAGCCTTTTCAGATACGGAAAAAAAACATCTCCATGGTTCTCTCTACGGGTGTGATGTTTGTCAGAATGTTTGTCCGTGGAATATTCTTTGGGCGAAACCGTCAGCAGAAGCGCGATATTTTAACCGATCAGAAGCGCTCGACCGGCCGCTTTCGGAATGGGAAAAACTGTCAGAGGCGGAGTTTTTGGATCTCTTTCAAAATAGCCCGATCAAAAGGTTGAAATACGAGAGGTTTCGCCGAAATGTAGTGGCGCTTAGGGGACGGTCAACGATGACGTTTGATTTTTTACGAGAAATCTTTACCTTTATTGGAAAATTTATCGTGTCTGGCAGATTGTCGGATAAAGAAAAAATAAGGAGGAAACTGTGA
- the tldD gene encoding metalloprotease TldD (responsible for the proteolytic maturation of the E. coli pMccB17 plasmid-encoded microcin B17, an exported protein that targets the essential topoisomerase II DNA gyrase; degrades the E. coli plasmid F-encoded CcdA) yields MEEIFGVTKAEMKKLIATAMSHGAEFADLFFEYRVSASLRMEEDIIKDISRGIVMGLGVRAVQGDQVGYAYTDELNFEKMNAAALAASYIANTTAGIKVIKVASTPKKDLYSLKELSVDADLNTKLGLIQRSNISAKIYSPKISKVYVGINDEMKQIMYMNSDGKYFTDVQPMLIMRTSAVAEEGKNRQSAGAAYGGRVGLEYFSIPENSPEEIAKEAAQIAVMNLQAKPAPVGPQVVVLGPGESGVLLHEAVGHGLEADFNRKNLSNYSNQIGQKVASEFCTVVDAGIYPNLRGSINVDDEGNIPTEAVLIENGILKGYMHDMISAKVMKCAPTGNGRRQAYSYPPIPRMTNTFMRGGKYDPNDIISSVKNGVYAKRFGGGQVDITKGDFTFGVYEAYLIENGKITMPLKDVTLIGNGPEVMRKVQMVGNDPTISKGGWNCGKDGQYVPVSVGIPTTKVSEITVGGTQS; encoded by the coding sequence ATGGAAGAGATTTTTGGCGTGACAAAAGCGGAAATGAAAAAATTGATCGCTACCGCCATGTCTCATGGAGCGGAATTCGCCGATCTGTTTTTCGAATATCGCGTTTCTGCTTCACTGCGCATGGAAGAAGACATCATCAAAGATATCAGCCGCGGAATCGTGATGGGGCTCGGTGTTCGTGCCGTTCAGGGTGATCAGGTCGGATATGCCTATACTGATGAACTAAATTTTGAAAAGATGAACGCCGCCGCACTTGCCGCTTCTTATATTGCCAACACAACCGCCGGAATAAAAGTGATCAAAGTCGCTTCGACTCCGAAAAAAGATTTGTATTCGCTTAAAGAATTGAGCGTCGATGCGGATTTGAACACAAAGCTCGGGCTGATCCAGCGGTCAAATATCTCGGCAAAAATATACAGCCCGAAAATCTCAAAAGTTTATGTTGGAATCAATGACGAGATGAAGCAGATCATGTACATGAATTCGGACGGAAAATATTTCACCGATGTTCAGCCCATGCTCATCATGCGGACGAGTGCCGTCGCCGAGGAAGGAAAGAATCGACAAAGCGCCGGAGCCGCATACGGCGGCAGAGTCGGATTGGAATATTTTTCGATACCCGAGAATTCTCCCGAAGAGATTGCCAAAGAAGCCGCACAAATCGCCGTAATGAACTTACAAGCCAAACCCGCTCCGGTCGGACCGCAAGTCGTTGTTCTGGGGCCGGGCGAAAGCGGCGTTCTGCTTCATGAGGCAGTCGGACACGGGCTCGAAGCCGATTTCAATCGCAAAAATCTGTCGAATTATTCAAATCAGATTGGACAAAAAGTTGCTTCGGAATTTTGCACGGTCGTTGACGCCGGGATATATCCGAATCTTCGCGGCTCGATCAACGTAGATGACGAAGGAAACATACCGACAGAGGCGGTTTTGATCGAGAACGGAATCCTGAAAGGTTATATGCACGATATGATATCGGCGAAAGTAATGAAATGTGCACCGACAGGAAATGGCAGACGTCAGGCTTATAGCTATCCGCCGATTCCGCGTATGACCAATACATTTATGCGTGGCGGAAAATATGATCCGAACGATATTATTAGTTCCGTAAAAAACGGTGTTTATGCCAAGCGGTTTGGCGGCGGTCAGGTTGACATTACAAAAGGTGATTTTACCTTCGGCGTCTATGAAGCGTATCTCATCGAAAACGGGAAAATCACGATGCCATTGAAAGACGTCACGCTTATCGGAAATGGACCGGAGGTGATGAGAAAAGTTCAGATGGTCGGCAATGATCCAACCATCTCAAAAGGCGGCTGGAATTGTGGAAAAGATGGACAATACGTGCCGGTCAGTGTCGGAATCCCGACAACTAAGGTCAGTGAAATAACAGTCGGCGGAACCCAATCATAG
- a CDS encoding peptidase, translating into MDNLKKISEFIIGEAAKNGADESDVLIVNSTKASVKVRLGNIEELKQANPKSLGIRIFKNKKKALTYTSDFREESLKKLVKQTVEMVQVTGEDKLCGLPDSQYLGKANVTLNLFDPKIETIPMSEKIRLATEIEKIGMKQSPLITNSDGASWSDSRSKIVLANSLGFYGEQEYSNCALVLSLVAEKDGVKQTDYWYTNHRFFNKLDPIESVAKIAAERTLRKLGARKPKSQTVPVIFDPNAGQDFLSILESTVIGTAIYRRNSFLIDKLNQEIAVKDFTLIDDGLMPDGLGSRFFDDEGLPSRKNVVIENGVLKKYLCDCYSAKKLGVEPTGSASRGVGSAPAPGASNFYLQKGSIPPEEMIASVKGGLYLTNVHWVGINYVTGDYSRGAEGIWIENGKLTYPVQEFTIAGNMLGMMKNITMIGNDLKFRDSVNSPTFKIKELVISGS; encoded by the coding sequence ATGGATAATTTGAAGAAAATCTCAGAGTTTATTATCGGTGAAGCCGCAAAAAACGGCGCAGACGAATCGGATGTTTTGATTGTGAATTCTACCAAAGCAAGCGTCAAAGTCAGGCTTGGCAATATCGAAGAACTCAAGCAGGCGAATCCAAAGTCGTTAGGCATCCGGATTTTTAAGAACAAGAAAAAAGCGTTGACCTACACAAGCGATTTTCGGGAAGAATCGCTGAAGAAATTGGTCAAACAAACCGTCGAAATGGTGCAAGTTACCGGCGAAGACAAACTTTGCGGCTTGCCAGATAGCCAATATCTTGGTAAGGCAAATGTCACGCTGAATCTTTTCGATCCAAAGATCGAAACAATACCGATGTCTGAAAAAATACGGCTGGCGACAGAAATCGAAAAGATCGGCATGAAGCAAAGCCCGCTGATTACCAATTCCGACGGCGCATCATGGAGCGATTCCCGAAGCAAAATTGTACTGGCAAACTCCCTGGGTTTTTATGGAGAACAGGAATATTCCAATTGCGCGTTGGTGCTGTCGCTTGTTGCGGAAAAAGATGGTGTCAAACAGACCGACTACTGGTACACAAATCATCGGTTTTTTAATAAACTTGACCCAATTGAATCCGTTGCCAAAATTGCGGCCGAAAGAACGCTTCGGAAACTGGGTGCGCGAAAGCCAAAATCACAGACCGTACCAGTTATTTTTGATCCCAACGCGGGACAGGATTTTTTGTCGATTCTTGAATCAACAGTTATCGGAACAGCCATCTATCGTCGCAACTCATTTCTGATCGATAAACTCAATCAGGAAATTGCGGTAAAGGATTTTACGCTGATAGACGATGGGCTTATGCCAGATGGACTTGGATCTCGATTTTTCGATGATGAAGGTTTGCCGAGTCGTAAAAATGTTGTGATTGAAAACGGTGTTTTGAAAAAATATCTCTGTGATTGCTATTCGGCGAAAAAACTCGGCGTGGAGCCGACCGGTAGCGCATCTCGTGGCGTTGGCTCTGCTCCCGCGCCGGGCGCGAGCAATTTTTATTTACAAAAAGGATCGATTCCGCCGGAAGAGATGATCGCGTCGGTGAAGGGAGGATTGTACCTGACGAATGTTCATTGGGTTGGTATCAATTATGTGACAGGCGATTATTCGCGCGGCGCGGAAGGAATCTGGATAGAAAACGGGAAACTGACTTATCCAGTGCAGGAATTTACCATTGCCGGAAATATGCTGGGCATGATGAAAAACATCACGATGATCGGTAATGACCTGAAATTCCGCGATTCGGTCAACTCGCCAACGTTTAAGATCAAAGAACTCGTTATCAGCGGAAGTTGA
- a CDS encoding electron transfer flavoprotein subunit beta yields the protein MIFREKNRLNILICVKVVPDSETIVKIAPDGKNIEETNVRFAVNPYDEYALEAGVQLKEKFGGEVTVISVGDENAAGVIKKCLPVGADKAIHLVAPNSRMMDALSIARILSDEVSNHPFDIIFCGKTTIDDQNGLVGELLGSLLNIPVISAASQFSIEGERAVASRDVDGTKEIVECALPCLITAEKGLTKPRYPSLREIMLAKKKQIESKTVISSEPILYVLGMEYPPNRPSGKIIGEGISAVPELIRLLREEAKIL from the coding sequence TTGATTTTTAGGGAGAAAAATCGTTTGAATATTCTCATTTGTGTCAAAGTTGTTCCGGATTCCGAAACGATCGTCAAGATCGCGCCGGATGGTAAAAATATCGAGGAAACGAACGTCAGATTTGCCGTTAATCCGTACGACGAATACGCGCTCGAAGCCGGCGTTCAGCTCAAAGAAAAATTCGGCGGAGAAGTCACCGTGATTTCGGTTGGCGACGAGAATGCCGCCGGTGTCATTAAAAAGTGTCTTCCCGTCGGAGCCGATAAGGCGATTCATCTTGTTGCGCCAAACAGCCGGATGATGGATGCGTTGTCAATCGCTCGGATTTTATCGGACGAAGTATCGAATCACCCGTTTGACATTATCTTTTGTGGAAAGACGACAATCGATGACCAAAACGGGTTGGTTGGCGAACTGCTTGGTTCTTTGCTGAACATTCCGGTAATTTCAGCGGCAAGTCAGTTTTCTATCGAAGGAGAACGCGCTGTCGCTTCACGCGATGTTGATGGGACGAAAGAGATTGTCGAATGCGCTCTTCCCTGCCTGATAACAGCGGAAAAAGGGCTGACGAAACCGCGTTATCCGTCGCTTAGAGAAATCATGCTGGCAAAGAAAAAGCAAATTGAATCCAAGACGGTAATTTCCAGCGAACCAATTCTATATGTTCTTGGGATGGAATATCCACCTAATAGACCTTCGGGAAAAATCATCGGCGAAGGTATTAGCGCCGTACCGGAATTGATTCGTCTACTGAGGGAAGAAGCAAAAATTTTATAG
- a CDS encoding electron transfer flavoprotein subunit alpha gives MTKVIVFVDHKNGVIKKVTAETLSVGKNIAGQSQITAVVLGPGAKGAASCLTKYGIDRAIVFESEYLTNPASLNAAKPLIAIIKREQPDVVLFPHTAAIKELLAAVSANLEVSPTVDSVAIENIDGRLICRRQIYAGKVVESLTSNQTLKIVSIRPNIFPVIERDSEIKVEEFSFLLGATDIITTIRQVSGEGKTRPDLMEAKIIVAGGRGMGCAENFAILEQLADVLGAAVGASRSVVDAEWQPQCIQIGQTGKTVAPDLYIACGISGAIQHIAGIYSSKIIVAINNDPDAPIFKIADYGIVGDVREVVPAIIQEIKKIKLSSLS, from the coding sequence ATGACTAAAGTAATTGTATTTGTCGATCATAAAAATGGTGTCATAAAAAAAGTGACAGCCGAGACGCTTTCCGTTGGAAAAAACATTGCGGGTCAATCGCAGATCACGGCCGTTGTGCTTGGACCTGGGGCGAAAGGCGCGGCCTCTTGTCTCACAAAATATGGGATAGATAGAGCGATCGTTTTTGAAAGCGAATATCTTACCAATCCCGCTTCACTGAATGCCGCCAAGCCACTGATTGCAATCATTAAGCGGGAACAACCGGATGTCGTACTCTTTCCGCATACAGCGGCGATCAAAGAACTCCTCGCGGCGGTCTCCGCAAACCTTGAGGTTTCGCCGACGGTTGATAGCGTTGCCATAGAAAATATTGACGGAAGACTCATCTGTCGCCGTCAGATTTATGCTGGAAAAGTTGTCGAGAGTTTAACATCGAACCAAACGCTGAAGATCGTATCAATTCGTCCCAATATTTTTCCTGTTATCGAACGTGATTCGGAGATAAAGGTCGAAGAGTTTTCGTTCCTGTTGGGCGCGACGGACATCATAACGACCATTCGGCAGGTTTCCGGCGAAGGAAAAACGCGCCCAGATCTGATGGAAGCTAAAATTATTGTTGCCGGCGGGCGCGGAATGGGATGCGCCGAGAATTTTGCCATTCTCGAGCAATTGGCAGATGTTTTGGGAGCGGCTGTAGGCGCGAGCCGCTCCGTCGTTGACGCCGAATGGCAACCGCAATGTATTCAAATCGGGCAAACCGGCAAAACGGTCGCGCCGGATCTGTATATTGCCTGCGGTATTTCGGGCGCTATTCAGCATATTGCCGGAATTTATTCATCCAAGATAATCGTGGCGATAAACAACGATCCTGACGCGCCTATTTTTAAAATAGCCGATTATGGAATCGTGGGAGATGTCCGGGAAGTCGTTCCGGCGATTATTCAAGAAATAAAGAAAATAAAACTGTCGTCATTGAGTTAG
- a CDS encoding phosphate acyltransferase PlsX, with product MSQSLSESVIAVDAMGGDYAPDEIVAGVAQATLESSTKVILVGDRNRIDEILSKTEHKPNQIEVVHTTEIITNEDVPKIAISQKPNASILVAAKLCGEGKAHGLVSAGNTGAYVLAAAKYIPRIVGVRKTAIATVYPTQNAQKRKDHFALLLDVGANIHCGVEDMVQFALMGKLYASDIKGIPEPTIALLNMGKESHKGGDMLVRVYEILKKLPIVNFIGNIEGNDVMKGLADVVITEGYVGNIAMKLMEGMAETLAHLGKYAYKHRFIWMLGMIALSGGIKELKAATDYSEYGGAPLLGFQKIVIKAHGRSKAKAITNAVKVAAKTHRDHVCEKIANEIAQFESHDYSDGIG from the coding sequence TTGTCACAATCATTATCTGAATCTGTCATTGCCGTCGACGCGATGGGTGGCGATTATGCGCCGGATGAGATCGTTGCTGGTGTTGCTCAGGCGACCCTTGAATCCTCGACAAAAGTAATTCTTGTCGGGGACAGAAATAGAATAGACGAAATTCTTTCGAAAACCGAACATAAACCTAACCAGATCGAAGTCGTTCACACCACGGAGATTATAACAAATGAGGATGTCCCCAAGATTGCGATTAGTCAAAAACCGAACGCATCGATCCTCGTGGCGGCGAAACTTTGTGGAGAAGGAAAAGCGCACGGATTAGTTTCCGCGGGCAACACAGGCGCTTATGTGTTAGCCGCCGCAAAATATATTCCGCGCATCGTTGGCGTTCGAAAAACCGCTATCGCGACGGTTTATCCGACGCAAAACGCTCAGAAGCGGAAAGACCATTTTGCTTTACTGCTTGACGTTGGCGCTAACATTCACTGCGGCGTCGAAGATATGGTTCAGTTTGCGCTGATGGGGAAACTTTATGCGTCGGATATCAAGGGAATTCCTGAACCGACCATAGCCCTGCTAAACATGGGAAAAGAATCGCATAAAGGTGGCGATATGTTGGTTAGAGTTTATGAAATTCTCAAAAAATTACCGATCGTCAACTTTATCGGTAATATTGAGGGAAACGACGTGATGAAAGGTTTGGCTGACGTCGTTATCACAGAAGGTTATGTCGGGAATATTGCGATGAAATTGATGGAAGGCATGGCAGAAACGTTGGCGCATCTAGGAAAATACGCCTACAAACACCGGTTTATTTGGATGCTTGGCATGATCGCTCTTTCGGGTGGAATCAAAGAATTAAAAGCGGCGACAGATTATTCAGAATATGGCGGCGCACCACTTCTTGGGTTCCAGAAGATTGTGATCAAGGCGCACGGGCGCTCGAAAGCCAAAGCGATTACAAATGCGGTGAAAGTAGCCGCAAAAACACATCGCGATCACGTCTGCGAAAAAATCGCCAATGAAATCGCCCAGTTTGAATCGCACGATTATAGTGATGGAATCGGTTAA